TCTTCAATAAAGTCACCTAGATGACTGTCATCTTCTTCCCCAATCGGTGTTTCAAGAGAGACTGGTTCTTGAGCAATCTTCAAGATTTCTCTTACTTTTTCCGCTGGCAGATCCATTTCTTCACCAATTTCTTCTGGAGAAGGATCGCGACCTAAATCTTGCAGCAGCTGACGTTGAACACGAATTAATTTATTTATCGTTTCAACCATATGAACTGGAATTCGAATTGTACGTGCCTGGTCAGCGATTGCACGTGTGATTGCCTGACGAATCCACCACGTAGCATAAGTTGAAAATTTAAAACCTTTTGTAAAGTCAAATTTCTCTACTGCTTTAATAAGACCCATGTTCCCTTCCTGAATTAAATCAAGGAACAGCATACCACGGCCAACGTAACGCTTAGCAATACTAACTACGAGTCGTAAGTTTGCTTCTGCAAGTCGCGCTTTCGCTTCTTCGTCACCTTGTTCGATACGTTTTGCAAGTTCAATTTCTTCTTCTGCACTTAATAAATTTACACGACCAATTTCTTTTAGATACATACGTACAGGGTCATTAATCTTAACACCTGGTGGTGCTGAAAGATCATTTAAATTAATTTTGTCGTCCGTATCCTGTGCATCTTTTTCATTGATTAAAGTAATATCATTCTCAGCAATGGCTTCGAAGAATTCGTCCATATGATCAGAATCCATTTCAAAATTCTGCAGCTTATCTGCAATCTCTTCATGACTGAGATGACCATTTTTCTTACCAGTCTCAATCAACTGTGCTTTAACCTGGTCAATCGTCAATAATACATCATCTTTAGTTTTTTTCGTTTCTTTTTTGGCCATAATGGTAACCCCCTGTAGAATCTACTGTTTCTTTTGTCGTTGTAAATTAATAATTTCACGCATCAGCTGCGCACGTCTTTCATGATCCTCTGTACGTACTGCATCGCTAAGCTGTGCCTTTAACGATTGCAGTCGCTCTATTTCTTTCGGTTCCTGCTGAAAGACATAGAGGTAATCATTGACTTCTTCGATAGAAGGTTCATGATTTACGTGCATCGCATCAATCTTTAAACATGTTTCATGACATTCATGTGGGACATGTGATGAGAAATTGCTTAGCTTAAATGTCTCTTCTATTTTATAGTACCCACTTAACGCTTCATAAATCATCTGATGCACTTTAGCGCTAAAATGAGCTTCTGTAATCTGATCTTTAAATTGCATAAATAGCATACGATCATTCATAAAATATTTCAGTACCGTACGTTCAGCTAACATTTGTCGTGACAATGTCCCGCTTTCAAATGTCGGCATATGCGCTTGTGTTCTATTATCCTTTTGCACCTTGAATTTTAAGCTGTCAAAGTCTACATTAAACAATTCAGTGATTTCATGCAATACTTTTTTCTGTAAATGCTCGGAATTCATTAGTTTAGCATCTTGGATAACGTTATTCAAATGTTTTTCATAAGCAAGATCATTATTTTTAATTTCATCGAGATAATGACGCATATAAAAACTCACATATGTAAGCTTATTATGATTAAAATAACTTAAAAATTTATCCGTTCCAAGTTCTGTAATCATCTCATCAGGATCGTACCCTTTTTTCATCGGTACGACAAATACATTCATACCTTCCTGATTCAATTGTTTACCAATTTTAAGCGTTGCATCAATACCTGCGCGATCGCCATCATACATCAATGTAATATTTGATGCTAATTTCTTGAGCTGCAGTACATGTTCACGGCTGAGTGCCGTACCCATCGTTGCAATGGCATTTAATATTCCGACCTCATTAAGTTTAAGGACATCCATAAACCCTTCCAGCAGGATGACTTCATCATTATTTCGAATCGGTTTTCTTGCAACATCAATGTGATAAAGTACATTTCTTTTTTGGAAGATCAAGGTTTCAGGACTATTTAGATACTTCGGTTCGCTGCCATCAATCGATCGTGCTGAAAAACCGATAACCTTACCACGAAAGTCCTTAATAGGAAACATGATGCGGTTTCTAAACCGATCAAAATATGAAATCGTTTCTTCATTACGACTCAGCAAACCTGCGTCATAGGCCAGCGCTTCGTCATAACCTTTATTCTTTAAATAATCACGTGTAAATGTTGACACGTTAGGACTATAGCCGATTTTCTCACGTGCAATCTGTTCATCTGTGAACCCTCTGGAATATAAATATTTAAGCGCTGGTTCAGCCTGTTCAATCGCCTTAAGCACATAATTGTAATAATGCGCCATCGCTTCATGCATCGCGATCATCTTGCTCTGTTCATTATCTGGCTTTGGCGTATCGTCATCTGTCTTAACTTCAATCCCTGCACGCTCACCTAATATCTTCACTGCTTCTATAAAACTGATGGATTCTATCTGCTCTAAAAACTGAAAGACATTCCCACCTTTTTTGCAGCCGAAACAATGGCAGATCTGTTTTTCTACTGAGACCGAGAACGAAGGGGTCTTTTCATCATGAAAGGGACATAAACCGATGTAGTTTCGTCCCCTTTTTTCTAACTTGACATATTGACTGACAACGTCCAATATATCGTTCTTCTGTTGAATTTCATTGATTAGCTCTGGCTCTATATGCAAATTATGCACCTCTTTAACGTTGATTCTCAGTGATAATCTTAATGATTTCGTTTGCTGTTTCTTCTATCGCTTTATTCGAAACATCGATCACCTTACATCCAATTCTATCGACAATCGAATGGAAATAGTCAAGCTCTTCGTGGATACGGTCATCCTTAGCATAGTTCGCATCATTCTTTAACCCAAGTTGTGCAAGTCGCTCCACTCTTATCTTGTTTAACTTAGCTGGATCAATCTTTAAGGCGATACACTTGGCTGGATCTATATTAAACAGCTGCTCAGGTGGATCTACCTCTGGTACAAGCGGCACATTCATTACCTTATAACGCTTATGTGCTAAGTATTGACTTAACGGTGTCTTAGAAGTACGAGAAACACCGATCAGTACGATATCAGCTTTAGCTAATCCACGCACATCTCTGCCGTCATCATACTTTACCGCGAACTCAATCGCTTCAATTTTCTTGAAATAATCTTCATCCAGCTTATGTACTATACCTGGTTCATTTAAAGGATGTTCATCTAAAGCATCGACCAGCAATGTCATCAATGGTCCCATAATATCGACACTGTTAATACCATATGTCTCAAGCTGCTGCTGCATATACTTTCTGATTGCTGGTTTAACGAGTGTGTAAACGACAATTGATTCTTGTTCCTTTGCCAGATGAATAACCTCATCAATATTCTCGGTTGTCTCGATATAAGGTAGTCGTATCGTATCAATTACATTATTCAGTAGATTAAATTGTGATACACATGCTTTTGTAACAAGTTCTGCAGTCTCTCCTACAGAATCTGATGCGATGATTAATCTAATTTCCTTCATAAATTTATCCCCTATTCATCCTCAATTAGTGATACAAAGGCACGCGTAATTGTTGTCTTAGTGATACGTCCTGTCACTTCATAATGTTCTCCCGACTTCTGTACAACGGGCAATGAATCAATCTGTTTCTCTATCAAAAGATTTGCTGCGTAGATAAGCAGATCATCCTGCACGCACACTGAAATATTTGGCATACGGGACATAAAGACATGTACCGGCAGATTATGGATCTCCTGGTTCCCCATCGATGCACGCAGCAGATCTTTACGTGAACATACACCGACAAGATGATTGTCATGATTTGTCACAAAAAGTGTCCCTACATCCTCCAGGAACATCGTACAAATTGCATCATATGCTGAAATATCTTCGTGGATAACGACCGGAATAGACTGAAAATCTTTAACCTTAAACTTCTTAATAGACGCTGATAATAGCTGTGTGCTTGACTTACCGGTATAAAAGTATCCTACTCGTGGTCGTGCATCTAAATAGCCAGCCATAGTCAGAATTGCCAAATCCGGTCTTAATGTTGCTCGGGTTAAACTTAATTTTTCAGCGATTTTCTCTCCAGTAATGGGGCCATTATTTTTTACGATCTGTATTATCTTTTCCTGTCTTTTATTCAGCTCTATGCTAACCACCCCATACATGCATAATTTAATAACTTTATTATACCCATCAACCGCAATTTTTACAAATGACATGGCTAACATCTTGAGTCTCAGAAAGAAAGATGATATATTCTAATTAAGCGAGTTAAGGGTGGTGTGAGCTTAACAAATCATTTGGCGTAACGATCACAACTTAACATTTAAAAGTGAGTAGACACTAATTTGGGTGGAACCGCGGGTTTTATATACTCGTCCCAAGGCTTAATTGCCTTGGGACTTTTTTGTTTACTCTAAATTAATAGGAGGTTATTTATATGGCAGAAAAAAACATGGAAACAATTGTTAATCTTGCAAAACACAGAGGATTTGTCTTTCCCGGAAGTGAAATTTACGGTGGACTTGCTAACACATGGGATTACGGTCCATTAGGTGTCGAACTAAAAAACAACGTAAAACGTGCATGGTGGCAGAAATTTGTTCAGCAATCCTCTTACAATGTTGGATTAGATGCTGCAATCTTAATGAACCCAAAAACTTGGGAAGCAAGCGGTCACTTATCAAACTTCAATGATCCGATGATCGATAACAAAGATTCAAAAATACGTTACCGCGCAGATAAGCTCATTGAAGATTATATGCACGCACAAGGTGATGAGCACTTCATCGCTGACGGAATGAGCTTCGAAGAAATGAAACAATTTATCGATGACAAGGGAATCGTATGTCCTGTATCAGGTACTGCAAACTGGACAGATATCCGTCAGTTCAACTTAATGTTCAAAACATTCCAGGGTGTAACAGAATCTTCTACTAACGAAATCTTCTTACGCCCAGAAACAGCACAAGGTATCTTTGTAAATTATAAGAATGTTCAGCGCTCTATGCGTAAGAAACTACCATTTGGTATCGCACAAGTCGGTAAATCTTTCCGTAACGAAATCACACCAGGTAACTTCATCTTCAGAACACGTGAATTCGAACAGATGGAATTAGAATTCTTCTGTAAGCCAGGAACAGAGAT
Above is a window of Macrococcoides canis DNA encoding:
- the rpoD gene encoding RNA polymerase sigma factor RpoD translates to MAKKETKKTKDDVLLTIDQVKAQLIETGKKNGHLSHEEIADKLQNFEMDSDHMDEFFEAIAENDITLINEKDAQDTDDKINLNDLSAPPGVKINDPVRMYLKEIGRVNLLSAEEEIELAKRIEQGDEEAKARLAEANLRLVVSIAKRYVGRGMLFLDLIQEGNMGLIKAVEKFDFTKGFKFSTYATWWIRQAITRAIADQARTIRIPVHMVETINKLIRVQRQLLQDLGRDPSPEEIGEEMDLPAEKVREILKIAQEPVSLETPIGEEDDSHLGDFIEDQDAQSPADHAAYELLKEQLEDVLDTLTDREENVLRLRFGLDDGRTRTLEEVGKVFGVTRERIRQIEAKALRKLRHPSRSKRLKDFMD
- the dnaG gene encoding DNA primase; protein product: MHIEPELINEIQQKNDILDVVSQYVKLEKRGRNYIGLCPFHDEKTPSFSVSVEKQICHCFGCKKGGNVFQFLEQIESISFIEAVKILGERAGIEVKTDDDTPKPDNEQSKMIAMHEAMAHYYNYVLKAIEQAEPALKYLYSRGFTDEQIAREKIGYSPNVSTFTRDYLKNKGYDEALAYDAGLLSRNEETISYFDRFRNRIMFPIKDFRGKVIGFSARSIDGSEPKYLNSPETLIFQKRNVLYHIDVARKPIRNNDEVILLEGFMDVLKLNEVGILNAIATMGTALSREHVLQLKKLASNITLMYDGDRAGIDATLKIGKQLNQEGMNVFVVPMKKGYDPDEMITELGTDKFLSYFNHNKLTYVSFYMRHYLDEIKNNDLAYEKHLNNVIQDAKLMNSEHLQKKVLHEITELFNVDFDSLKFKVQKDNRTQAHMPTFESGTLSRQMLAERTVLKYFMNDRMLFMQFKDQITEAHFSAKVHQMIYEALSGYYKIEETFKLSNFSSHVPHECHETCLKIDAMHVNHEPSIEEVNDYLYVFQQEPKEIERLQSLKAQLSDAVRTEDHERRAQLMREIINLQRQKKQ
- a CDS encoding pyruvate, water dikinase regulatory protein, yielding MKEIRLIIASDSVGETAELVTKACVSQFNLLNNVIDTIRLPYIETTENIDEVIHLAKEQESIVVYTLVKPAIRKYMQQQLETYGINSVDIMGPLMTLLVDALDEHPLNEPGIVHKLDEDYFKKIEAIEFAVKYDDGRDVRGLAKADIVLIGVSRTSKTPLSQYLAHKRYKVMNVPLVPEVDPPEQLFNIDPAKCIALKIDPAKLNKIRVERLAQLGLKNDANYAKDDRIHEELDYFHSIVDRIGCKVIDVSNKAIEETANEIIKIITENQR
- a CDS encoding helix-turn-helix transcriptional regulator, with the translated sequence MYGVVSIELNKRQEKIIQIVKNNGPITGEKIAEKLSLTRATLRPDLAILTMAGYLDARPRVGYFYTGKSSTQLLSASIKKFKVKDFQSIPVVIHEDISAYDAICTMFLEDVGTLFVTNHDNHLVGVCSRKDLLRASMGNQEIHNLPVHVFMSRMPNISVCVQDDLLIYAANLLIEKQIDSLPVVQKSGEHYEVTGRITKTTITRAFVSLIEDE
- a CDS encoding glycine--tRNA ligase encodes the protein MAEKNMETIVNLAKHRGFVFPGSEIYGGLANTWDYGPLGVELKNNVKRAWWQKFVQQSSYNVGLDAAILMNPKTWEASGHLSNFNDPMIDNKDSKIRYRADKLIEDYMHAQGDEHFIADGMSFEEMKQFIDDKGIVCPVSGTANWTDIRQFNLMFKTFQGVTESSTNEIFLRPETAQGIFVNYKNVQRSMRKKLPFGIAQVGKSFRNEITPGNFIFRTREFEQMELEFFCKPGTEIEWQEYWKNFAAKWLKDLGIKEENTKLRDHDEDELSHYSNATTDIEYKFPFGWGELWGIASRTDFDLKAHMAASGDDFSYHDQETNEKYVPYCIEPSLGADRVTLAFLCDAFEEETLEGGDTRTVMHFHPALAPYKAAILPLSKKLSPDAMKVYEELSAYFAIDFDESQSIGKRYRRQDEIGTPFCITFDFDSLEDNQVTVRDRDTMEQVRMPISEVKAFLDEKIKF